From a single Rutidosis leptorrhynchoides isolate AG116_Rl617_1_P2 chromosome 5, CSIRO_AGI_Rlap_v1, whole genome shotgun sequence genomic region:
- the LOC139848512 gene encoding uncharacterized protein, translated as MKMLSLNIRGFGGEDKEGKLNWVRKLCRVEKPDVIFIQETKLHTVDLRWIRRIWGNNNCNFIQKAMVGKSGGQLIIWDVNRYEATDPFVSNFFIGLRGKWKVSGECCNLINVYGPHKDANKKRLWEQLTNVLENCDSPWIIGGDFNEVREQDDRFNCNFIEYRARWFNKFIEENKLIDLPIGGRKYM; from the coding sequence ATGAAGATGCTATCTTTAAATATTCGTGGTTTTGGGGGTGAGGATAAAGAAGGGAAACTCAATTGGGTTAGAAAATTGTGTCGTGTTGAGAAACCGGATGTTATTTTTATACAAGAAACAAAGCTTCATACTGTCGATCTGAGATGGATTCGAAGAATTTGGGGAAACAACAACTGTAATTTCATTCAGAAAGCTATGGTGGGGAAATCGGGTGGGCAACTTATTATTTGGGATGTTAATCGTTATGAGGCTACTGATCCTTTCGTGTCAAATTTTTTTATTGGTCTACGAGGTAAATGGAAAGTTTCTGGagaatgctgcaacctcataaatgTTTACGGACCTCATAAAGATGCAAACAAGAAGAGATTGTGGGAACAGCTTACTAACGTACTTGAAAACTGTGACTCTCCTTGGATCATTGGTGGTGATTTTAATGAGGTTCGGGAACAGGATGACAGATTCAATTGCAACTTTATTGAATACAGGGCCCGGTGGTTCAATAAGTTTATAGAGGAAAACAAGCTGATTGATTTGCCTATAGGTGGGAGGAagtatatgtaa